From Macaca mulatta isolate MMU2019108-1 chromosome 1, T2T-MMU8v2.0, whole genome shotgun sequence, the proteins below share one genomic window:
- the LOC706213 gene encoding olfactory receptor 2T2, with the protein MGMEGLLQNSTNFVLTGLITHPAFPRLLFAIVFSIFVVAITANVLMILLIHVDSRLHTPMYFLLSQLSIMDTIYICITVPKMLQDLLSKDKTISFLGCALQIFLYLTLIGGEFFLLGLMAYDRYVAVCDPLRYPLLMNRRLCLFMVLGSWVGGSLDGFMLTPVTMSFPFCSSREINHFFCEIPAVLRLSCTDTSLYETLMYACCVLMLLPPLSVISVSYTRILLTVHRMNSAEGRRKAFATCSSHVVVVSMFYGAAFYTNVLPHSYHTPEKDKVVSAFYTILTPMLNPLIYSLRNQEVAAALRKVLGRCGSSQSIRVGTVIRKD; encoded by the coding sequence ATGGGCATGGAGGGCCTTCTCCAGAACTCCACTAACTTCGTCCTCACAGGCCTCATCACCCATCCTGCCTTCCCCCGGCTTCTCTTTGCAATAGtcttctccatctttgtggtgGCCATAACAGCCAACGTGCTCATGATTCTGCTCATCCATGTGGACTCCCGCCTCCACACTCCCATGTACTTCTTGCTCAGCCAGCTCTCCATCATGGACACCATCTACATCTGTATCACGGTCCCCAAGATGCTCCAGGACCTCCTGTCCAAGGACAAGACCATTTCCTTCCTGGGCTGTGCACTTCAGATCTTCCTCTACCTGACCCTGATTGGAGGGGAATTCTTCCTGCTGGGTCTCATGGCCTATGACCGGTACGTGGCTGTGTGCGACCCTCTCCGGTACCCGCTCCTCATGAACCGCAGGCTCTGCTTATTCATGGTGCTCGGCTCCTGGGTGGGCGGCTCCTTGGATGGGTTCATGCTGACTCCTGTCACTATGAGTTTCCCCTTCTGTAGCTCCCGAGAGATCAATCACTTTTTCTGTGAGATCCCAGCCGTGCTGAGGTTGTCGTGCACAGACACGTCGCTCTACGAGACCCTGATGTATGCCTGCTGCGTGCTGATGCTGCTCCCTCCTCTGTCCGTCATCTCCGTGTCCTACACGCGCATCCTCCTGACTGTCCACCGGATGAACTCTGCTGAGGGCCGGCGCAAAGCCTTTGCTACGTGTTCCTCCCACGTCGTGGTGGTGAGCATGTTCTACGGGGCGGCCTTCTACACCAACGTGCTGCCCCACTCCTACCACACCCCGGAGAAGGACAAAGTGGTGTCCGCCTTCTACACCATCCTCACCCCCATGCTCAACCCACTCATCTACAGCTTGAGGAATCAAGAGGTGGCCGCAGCTCTGAGGAAAGTGCTGGGGAGATGTGGCTCCTCCCAGAGCATCAGGGTGGGGACTGTGATCAGGAAGGACTAG